A stretch of the Solanum dulcamara chromosome 6, daSolDulc1.2, whole genome shotgun sequence genome encodes the following:
- the LOC129891755 gene encoding probable protein S-acyltransferase 6 produces the protein MASLQQSIEENETNPEILLVETVTESAESLNSSIEEVEIDFVAKIKKILFTLWRKIVVIRKHNDENVPQDRRGDQMKRVRLYHVWPGKNVFYLKGLLICGPDPRRLLLTIVCISLSSLVFSVYVAKYLSKNSNIINSFCVLLTLIVFANLIMVSVIDPEIIPRNDESPSPESTQNGRVRSKRVFVNGLELKLKYCRICNIYRPARSCHCIVCDNCVDKFDHHCPWIGQCIGLRNYRLYVLLLVIANVYFVYIFGFSCLKIQQKNGGNGNGLIGLVRDCPETLTLACFSFVAACFVGGLTCYHVYLIATNQTAYENFRQQYGSAKNPFNKGVVTNIKEALLSPWTPSRINFRSEI, from the exons ATGGCTTCCCTGCAACAATCTATTGAAGAAAATGAAACGAATCCAGAAATTTTACTCGTGGAGACGGTTACCGAATCAGCAGAATCACTGAATTCATCGATAGAGGAAGTTGAGATTGATTTTGTtgcaaaaattaagaaaatattattcacCTTATGGCGTAAGATTGTTGTAATTAGAAAGCATAACGATGAGAATGTACCACAAGATCGTCGTGGAGATCAAATGAAACGAGTCAGACTTTATCACGTTTGGCCAGGAAAAAAT GTATTTTATCTCAAAGGGTTACTGATATGTGGGCCGGATCCAAGACGATTGCTATTAACTATAGTCTGTATTAGTCTATCAAGTTTGGTTTTTTCTGTTTATGTTGCAAAGTATTTATCAAAAAATTCCAACATCATAAACAGTTTCTGTGTGCTATTGACCTTAATT GTTTTTGCAAACTTAATAATGGTTAGTGTCATTGATCCTGAAATTATTCCGAGAAACGATGAATCACCATCCCCTGAATCGACACAAAATGGGAGAGTAAGAAGCAAAAGAGTGTTTGTAAATGGTTTGGAATTGAAATTAAAATACTGCCGTATTTGTAACATATATCGTCCGGCTAGGAGCTGCCATTGCATTGTGTGTGATAATTGCGTCGATAAATTTGACCATCATTGCCCTTGGATTGGTCAATGCATTGGACTG AGGAATTATCGACTTTATGTGTTGCTATTGGTTATTGCAAATGTTTACTTCGTCTACATATTTGGTTTCTCATGTCTAAAGATTCAACAAAAGAATGGTGGCAATGGCAATGGTTTGATTGGTTTGGTGCGAGATTGCCCGGAGACATTGACGTTGGCATGCTTTAGTTTTGTTGCTGCGTGTTTTGTTGGTGGATTGACTTGTTATCATGTGTATCTCATTGCTACAAATCAG ACAGCTTATGAGAATTTTAGGCAGCAGTACGGAAGCGCTAAAAATCCTTTCAATAAAGGAGTTGTGACTAATATTAAGGAGGCTTTACTTTCACCTTGGACGCCTTCAAGGATCAATTTTCGTTCAGAAATATAG
- the LOC129892323 gene encoding probable beta-1,3-galactosyltransferase 2 isoform X1, with the protein MTFKNRVEGTSRSVISQKWTLFLCIGSFCAGMFFTARMWTIPETKGGITRTAAVEAERLNLISEGCNTKFLQQKDVKLVSKDVFGEVSKTHHALQTLDKTISNLEMELAAAKSAQESILSGAPISGDIEKGDSPKKRKYFMVVGINTAFSSRKRRDSVRATWMPQGEKRKKLEEEKGIIMRFVIGHGATLGGILDRAIEAEDRKHGDFLRLDHVEGYLELSAKTKTYFATAVKLWDAEYYVKVDDDVHVNIGTLAETLVRHRKKPRVYIGCMKSGPVLAQKGVRYHEPEYWKFGETGNKYFRHATGQIYAISKDLASYISVNQHVLHKYANEDVSLGAWFIGLDVQHIDDRRLCCGTPPDCEWKAQAGNVCVASFDWTCSGICRSIDRLKEVHKRCGEGEKALWKAAI; encoded by the exons ATGACTTTCAAGAACAGAGTTGAAGGGACTTCAAGAAGTGTTATTTCTCAAAAATGGACTCTTTTTCTTTGTATAGGTAGTTTTTGTGCTGGAATGTTCTTCACTGCCAG AATGTGGACGATTCCTGAAACAAAAGGCGGTATTACAAGAACAGCTGCAGTAGAAGCTGAAAGACTAAACTTAATTTCAGAAGGTTGCAATACAAAATTT TTACAGCAGAAAGATGTAAAACTGGTATCCAAAGATGTTTTCGGGGAAGTTTCTAAGACACATCATGCTCTTCA GACGTTAGACAAAACAATTTCAAATTTGGAGATGGAATTGGCAGCTGCAAAGTCAGCTCAGGAGTCGATTCTTAGTGGTGCTCCTATATCAGGAGACATTGAGAAGGGCGATTCAcctaaaaagagaaaatattttatggtGGTAGGAATAAACACCGCATTTAGTAGCAGAAAAAGAAGGGATTCGGTTCGTGCTACATGGATGCCACAGG GTGAGAAAAGAAAGAAGctggaagaagagaaaggaatCATCATGCGCTTTGTCATTGGTCACGG TGCCACATTAGGGGGTATACTGGACCGAGCTATTGAAGCTGAGGACAGGAAGCATGGTGATTTCTTGCGCTTG GATCATGTCGAGGGTTATCTAGAATTGTCCGCGAAGACAAAGACTTACTTTGCTACTGCTGTTAAGCTTTGGGATGCAGAATATTATGTCAAAGTCGATGATGATGTCCATGTAAATATAG GTACACTAGCAGAAACACTGGTAAGGCATCGTAAGAAGCCTCGTGTGTACATTGGGTGCATGAAATCTGGTCCTGTGCTAGCTCAGAA GGGAGTAAGATACCATGAGCCGGAATATTGGAAATTTGGAGAGACGGGAAACAAGTATTTCCGTCATGCTACTGGCCAAATATATGCCATTTCGAAGGACCTGGCTTCCTACATATCAGTGAACCA GCATGTACTACATAAGTATGCCAATGAGGATGTGTCACTGGGAGCTTGGTTCATTGGACTTGACGTGCAGCATATAGATGATCGCAGATTATGTTGTGGAACTCCACCAG ATTGTGAATGGAAGGCTCAGGCAGGCAACGTCTGTGTTGCTTCATTTGACTGGACCTGCAGCGGGATATGCAGGTCCATTGACAGGTTAAAGGAGGTCCACAAGCGGTGTGGGGAGGGGGAGAAGGCTTTATGGAAAGCTGCAATCTGA
- the LOC129892323 gene encoding probable beta-1,3-galactosyltransferase 2 isoform X2 has translation MTFKNRVEGTSRSVISQKWTLFLCIGSFCAGMFFTARMWTIPETKGGITRTAAVEAERLNLISEGCNTKFQKDVKLVSKDVFGEVSKTHHALQTLDKTISNLEMELAAAKSAQESILSGAPISGDIEKGDSPKKRKYFMVVGINTAFSSRKRRDSVRATWMPQGEKRKKLEEEKGIIMRFVIGHGATLGGILDRAIEAEDRKHGDFLRLDHVEGYLELSAKTKTYFATAVKLWDAEYYVKVDDDVHVNIGTLAETLVRHRKKPRVYIGCMKSGPVLAQKGVRYHEPEYWKFGETGNKYFRHATGQIYAISKDLASYISVNQHVLHKYANEDVSLGAWFIGLDVQHIDDRRLCCGTPPDCEWKAQAGNVCVASFDWTCSGICRSIDRLKEVHKRCGEGEKALWKAAI, from the exons ATGACTTTCAAGAACAGAGTTGAAGGGACTTCAAGAAGTGTTATTTCTCAAAAATGGACTCTTTTTCTTTGTATAGGTAGTTTTTGTGCTGGAATGTTCTTCACTGCCAG AATGTGGACGATTCCTGAAACAAAAGGCGGTATTACAAGAACAGCTGCAGTAGAAGCTGAAAGACTAAACTTAATTTCAGAAGGTTGCAATACAAAATTT CAGAAAGATGTAAAACTGGTATCCAAAGATGTTTTCGGGGAAGTTTCTAAGACACATCATGCTCTTCA GACGTTAGACAAAACAATTTCAAATTTGGAGATGGAATTGGCAGCTGCAAAGTCAGCTCAGGAGTCGATTCTTAGTGGTGCTCCTATATCAGGAGACATTGAGAAGGGCGATTCAcctaaaaagagaaaatattttatggtGGTAGGAATAAACACCGCATTTAGTAGCAGAAAAAGAAGGGATTCGGTTCGTGCTACATGGATGCCACAGG GTGAGAAAAGAAAGAAGctggaagaagagaaaggaatCATCATGCGCTTTGTCATTGGTCACGG TGCCACATTAGGGGGTATACTGGACCGAGCTATTGAAGCTGAGGACAGGAAGCATGGTGATTTCTTGCGCTTG GATCATGTCGAGGGTTATCTAGAATTGTCCGCGAAGACAAAGACTTACTTTGCTACTGCTGTTAAGCTTTGGGATGCAGAATATTATGTCAAAGTCGATGATGATGTCCATGTAAATATAG GTACACTAGCAGAAACACTGGTAAGGCATCGTAAGAAGCCTCGTGTGTACATTGGGTGCATGAAATCTGGTCCTGTGCTAGCTCAGAA GGGAGTAAGATACCATGAGCCGGAATATTGGAAATTTGGAGAGACGGGAAACAAGTATTTCCGTCATGCTACTGGCCAAATATATGCCATTTCGAAGGACCTGGCTTCCTACATATCAGTGAACCA GCATGTACTACATAAGTATGCCAATGAGGATGTGTCACTGGGAGCTTGGTTCATTGGACTTGACGTGCAGCATATAGATGATCGCAGATTATGTTGTGGAACTCCACCAG ATTGTGAATGGAAGGCTCAGGCAGGCAACGTCTGTGTTGCTTCATTTGACTGGACCTGCAGCGGGATATGCAGGTCCATTGACAGGTTAAAGGAGGTCCACAAGCGGTGTGGGGAGGGGGAGAAGGCTTTATGGAAAGCTGCAATCTGA